A genomic stretch from Hemibagrus wyckioides isolate EC202008001 linkage group LG18, SWU_Hwy_1.0, whole genome shotgun sequence includes:
- the arhgap42a gene encoding rho GTPase-activating protein 42 isoform X5, translating into MFCDASLEYVFKIQEVQEKKKFEFVEPLLAFLQGLFTFYHEGYELAHEFEPYKQQLQFNLQNTRNNFESTRQEVENLMRRIRSAEQDFKAPGQWTMEGFLYVQEKRPLGFTWSRHYCTYDKETKMFTMSSSEIKSGSKQNGLVLSPPEIFKLKSCIRRRTDSIDKRFCFDIEVVERNNTCQGILFSSLQCFYKVHRHGIITLQALSESNRRLWMEAMDGKEPIYTLPALLNKKEETFLNEAGFNFVKKCIHLVETRGIQTMGLYRIGGVNSKVQRLMTSVFAAKAPADMDLDPDTWDNKTITSGLKNYLRCLAEPLLTYRLHKDFIMAVKSDDQNYRVCAVHSLVHKLPEKNREMLDILIKHLLVVSTHSQKNLMTVSNLGVIFGPTLMRSQEETVAAMMNIKFQNIVVEILIENYEKIFHQSPDPNVPLPQPQAQSRSSSRRNKAICLSSGPRKSRGLYTPALCLADADSACCPPSSAVGDTFSSSPSSTPMGSLESLSSHSSERNGCSKAASPSRSKHKISGSLCWTTPSPSSDGPKSPGGTTSPDSSSKEDAAKTDGEWEEALSVLPPERASPAPELPNRAEEENTEVQRSGRMSSVSSCSSLTSLHISEGFRSCHGSVQSLVFGSNRDSLKSLPLPDLPVKDAGRCSLDSSGSNGYQRPGSVVASRAALFESPVVSQPSTGGREAKAMYSCQAEHSHELSFPKGAVFNNVHPSVEPGWLQATYNGKTGLIPENYVVFL; encoded by the exons ATGTTTTGTGATGCCTCGCTTGAATACGTCTTCAAGATCCAAGAAGTGCAGGAGAAAAAGAAATTTGAGTTTGTTGAGCCG CTCCTGGCTTTCCTTCAAGGACTATTCACATTTTACCATGAGGGTTACGAGCTGGCGCATGAATTTGAGCCGTATAAACAACAACTTCAGTTCAACCTACAGAAT ACAAGGAATAATTTTGAGAGTACCAGACAGGAAGTGGAGAATCTGATGCGAAGGATAAGGTCAGCAGAGCAGGACTTCAAAGCTCCAGGACAGTGGACTATGGAGGGCTTTCTTTATGTACAGGAAAAGC GTCCCCTGGGATTCACATGGAGTCGGCACTATTGCACATATGACAAAGAGACTAAAATGTTCACCATGAGCAGCTCTGAAATCAAATCTGGCAGCAAACAG AACGGCCTGGTTCTGAGTCCACCTGAAATATTCAAGCTCAAGTCATGCATCAGGAGAAGGACAGACTCCATCGACAAGCGATTCTGTTTCGATATTGAAGTGGTGGAAAG AAATAACACTTGTCAAGGGATTCTGTTCAGTTCTCTTCAATGTTTCTATAAAGTCCACCG GCATGGCATCATCACCCTGCAGGCTCTGTCTGAATCCAACAGACGTCTGTGGATGGAGGCCATGGATGGAAAAGAGCCA ATTTACACACTTCCGGCACTTCTGAACAAGAAAGAAGAAA CATTCCTAAATGAGGCGGGGTTTAACTTCGTCAAGAAGTGCATTCACCTTGTAGAGACAAGAG GTATCCAAACGATGGGTCTGTACAGAATTGGAGGTGTGAACTCTAAAGTGCAGAGGCTTATGACTTCCGTGTTTG CCGCTAAAGCTCCTGCAGACATGGACCTCGACCCGGACACTTGGGATAATAAGACCATCACCAGTGGACTGAAAAATTACCTCAG GTGTCTGGCTGAACCTCTGTTAACCTACAGACTTCACAAGGACTTCATCATGGCAGTCA AGTCAGACGATCAGAACTACAGGGTCTGTGCAGTTCACTCTCTCGTGCACAAGCTGccagagaagaacagagagatGCTGGACATCCTGATCAAACATCTGCTTGT CGTTTCCACGCACAGCCAGAAGAATTTGATGACGGTATCCAATCTCGGTGTGATCTTTGGCCCTACGCTGATGCGCTCCCAAGAGGAGACCGTGGCTGCCATGATGAACATCAAATTTCAAAACATTGTGGTGGAGATTCTCATAGAGAACTACGAGAAG ATCTTTCATCAGTCTCCAGATCCCAACGTGCCTCTACCTCAGCCTCAGGCTCAGTCTCGTTCCAGCTCGCGCCGCAACAAAGCCATCTGCCTATCCTCAGGCCCGCGCAAGTCCAGAGGCCTGTATACGCCTGCTCTCTGCCTGGCTGATGCTGACA GCGCATGCTGTCCCCCTTCTTCTGCCGTAGGCGACACATTCAGCAGCAGTCCCAGCAGCACGCCCATGGGCAGCCTGGAGTCTCTGTCCTCTCACTCGTCAGAGAGGAACGGCTGCTCCAAGGCAGCATCTCCCTCACGCTCCAAACACAAGATCTCTGGCAGCCTGTGCTGGACCACTCCGTCCCCGTCCTCTGACGGCCCTAAGAGCCCAGGTGGCACCACCAGTCCTGACTCCAGCTCCAAAGAGGATGCAGCTAAGACAGACGGAGAGTGGGAGGAGGCTCTTAGTGTTCTCCCACCAGAGCGAGCTTCTCCAGCTCCGGAGCTGCCTAACAGAGCTGAGGAGGAGAACACAGAGGTGCAGAGATCAGGTCGCATGTCCAGTGtgtcctcctgctcctccctcacctccctacACATCTCTGAAG GTTTCCGGAGCTGCCATGGTTCAGTTCAGAGTCTGGTTTTTGGCAGCAACAGAGACAGCCTGAAGTCACTGCCTTTACCAGACCTCCCTGTTAAAGATGCAGGAAGATGCAGCCTGGACTCATCAGGAAGCAACGGATACCAAAGACCTGGCTCTGT GGTGGCTTCCAGAGCAGCGTTGTTCGAGAGCCCTGTGGTCTCCCAGCCGTCTACTGGTGGAAG GGAGGCCAAAGCCATGTATTCCTGCCAAGCGGAGCACAGCCATGAACTCAGCTTCCCTAAGGGAGCTGTCTTCAACAatg TGCACCCGTCAGTGGAACCAGGGTGGCTCCAAGCTACTTATAATGGCAAGACTGGACTGATCCCAGAGAATTACGTGGTGTTCCTTTAG